gagtatacaaacgagtttcaaagtttagacgtaaatctgcgtctagacgtaaaacagcgtttagacgtaaatctgagtttagacgtaaaactgcgtttagacgtaaatctgagtttagacgtaaactgcgcttagacgtaaaactgcgcttagacgcaaaatatgtttagacgcaaactgcgcttagacgcaaactgtgtttagacgcaaactgcgcttagacgcaaactgtgtttagacgcaaactgcgcttagacgcaatctgcgcttagacgcaaactgcacttagatacaaactgagaattagcttttgcatcataatagtttttttttattgaacgaacgcagcttttggtttttaatcgctgtaagatttccgctgcactaattcaccccccccctcttagtgctctcgatcctaacaattagtatcagagcggggtatttctcatttcggatttacacccgagagaaatggctcttcaagagggcttttcggtctttcgtccaccgttctttaacggattggactacacttattggaaaactcgaatgagagttttcttgatttctctaaatatgtatttatggaatatcgttgaaaacggttttcaacttccctctaaatcgatgaacgaatggtcggatttagagaagaagtatttttctttaaacgcaaaggctatgaatgccttattttgcgctttggacaaaaatgagttcaatcgggtttctttgtgcgaaacggctttcgatatttggcgcactcttgaaatcacgcacgagggaactagtagagtcaaagactcgaaagttaatattttactacatgatttcgagctttttcatatgaaaccaagcgaaaccgttgttgacatgtacacccgttttacggatgtcgtcaatggtttaaaatcacttggtaaaagcttttcggattttgaactcgttaacaaagttttgcgctcactttctaaaacttgggattcaaaagtaactgcaatacaagaagcaaaaaacctaaacaacttaccacttgaagaactaattggttcattgatgacatatgaaatggtgcacaatgcacatgatgaacatgttgaacacaattaccttccaaagaataggaaggatttggaactctggacaaatgaatgccacttgagcgatgactcaagtgatgaggacaatgatgaacaaaacaaccttccaatgaacaggaaggatttgggacatagaacatttgaagaccactcgagcataagctcaagtgatggtgaatttaaactacaaatgaaactaaaattaaaaagcaaaaagaatcgaactacttgctttaaacgcaagaagaagaacaaaaattgggatgaatcgagctcctccgaagaagagaaactcaacaaaagcaaggcggcaaactacgccttaacagcctacaatgatgaggtaatcgaaatccccctaatttattttgaaattacttgatgctttcatgatgtagttttcttttttagtttagaattaattttcttgaaaattacatgttaaaaaaaaaaaaaaaattacaaaattatgatcatgctagtaatttcgaaaatgataatattacatattttatgataaacaaacaaaattattttaattgaaaatatgaaatcatggttaagaagtaataatgtgtatcatgtttgattaacattgttgaatgaaatcacgtttgatttaaagtaatgcataataatattaaatggttatgatacaatgattaacaattttatgcatgagattttaagttattcatgatcatgagcttgtttgatcttcatgatttaaattcaaaatctatagcaaaaatcatgtctgaatatatgaaagtgttaatttcattttcggattcacttaacaagtggtatcctaacaatcggatttcctcatacacttatgaaaaataattttctaaaatagatttgatgaaatgattcctgcttataaattccatcttgaaatatgaatgatagtatttttgcttgcaaagatatgtttcacatacatatctcctatgattcatgtgcagaaaaagaatttataaatcataatacaatgagatttcttatgcaaaaataaagtgcttttgtgattcattgctaaagagaataattattaaaatcatgatcttgataattataatatgaagctcgttataaatcaagatcgttcattatgcttatcaaaaaggagttcttcaaatgaaatgcaacttgtcttttgatttcttagaattcaataaagtgtcatattaatatcttaaaacttggaatattttaaaatgtgatcttgataataatgtttcaagttgctctttgtactatatcttttcaaatgaatcatgagccttgatatcatatatttcataatatagaaataacaagatttctttgccttttgtcttgaaccttcatgcttatcttaatttggcatataaagactaaggcatgattagatgaaaaagaatctcttaaaaaatgcttttcccatctgattgagattaatgatttcatgatattttgtgaatctcgaaattaattttaatgacttgattatgaatttcaagttaatgatttgatttgaacaagttttatctaaatcataatcttgaattgatactcacaatatgaaagcattgatattcatgacttgaattggattgaaacattgtatgcttaaattaatcattctcctatgtttcaaaaattccttaaatgccttatgtgatgattgaaaactaacttgctttatgatgaatcacgaatcataacttgatctatgatgccttgaaatgattgaaatatttaacacttttatgctctaccccctactttcttcttgttttcaatgataaaatggggagaagttttgatcatggatggtaggatataatttgacaaaattgataccatcatgatatgaaacatttatgatatgaaattatgcatgtaatacttcaacctatgataacgatgcatgcaatgataaaatattcatgatgaaaaattgtcttgacattcataacttgattattcatcctttgtcatgattttgaaatcgttgtaaaaggaaaaagaactacaaaactgtattctttctttctttttgacaatgacaaagggggagatagctagcttgcacaagtcaagaagatgcaaaaacttgattgctaacttgcttatttcaagaagcaaaaattgtcttcttgaaaatcactatcttgaatatctcaagaagcaagacttgcaacctgcacattacaataggaagcaataatcatgagcctacacaagaaagttatcttgcatttgctttcgaagtttttgctagcctgtatattgcgaaacttgtatatcgtaaaaattgctagcttgtagtctaaagagaagcgaaaagttgctatctcaaaagaagcatatgtgctatcttgcctatctcaagaggcaaaaatgctaacttgcacatctagcaaaacttgacaaatttgcatatctcaagaagcaagagttgctttcttgaacatctcaaaactgctagcttgcatgttctaaaagtgctatcttgtatgctgtaaaacttgcatatctaaaacttgatagcctgaatattctaagcatgatgtaacatttgctaaattttctggcttcaaaactgtatgatgataaaacttgataatatgtttttcatgcaataagttgaaccaatatcacaaacacttgattatgatacttctcctttttgttgatgacaaagggggagaagtatgttgatgaaagtatgttgatgacatgacatgtgatgcataagtttatgcatatgttcatgttgacgtgttgcaagtattcacgatgaatattgcaatgacttgaattcagtttgaattcaaggttctatcaatatggcatattgatagggggagtttgtttaaactctgggagttaaggttaactccgtttatgatgacatgttgcttagatttttgaatctaagagtttctatcaatatggcatattgatagggggagtttgtttaaactccgggagttaaggttaactccatcatcaagtagttgtcatcatcaaaaagggggagattgttgaatctcgtattttgatgatgaaactacttgatatatgtttatgatttaatctgcgttttgagtgacgcaggatgctttgatcaggatgagactattaaagcaggaacatcatgttgtgccggaggaacatgtcagaagattggacgtcgggccagtagatcggtcgacgtatcgacagaaggcttcgggccgtggactcaggcatcgggccaagaagagcgggtattgtgccaaggatatcggagttgcggagtcaactggccgattgggcaataggctgtaggaaaggacgatgcgccgaagaatcggacgaagcgtcgagggaccaatgacatgccggacaacttggttaattgtttaggattaattgtctcgatcgaagtttttgttttgagtgtgcaggattaactacgatggaagaaagacaagcagcaggagttgcgccggagtcaagttcatgatcacgttgggagttcgagagttcgacggaagtacggacggtcgtcggaggttctgcgggaacagatccgagaagtccagaagcttgccaagcgaagctcgtcggaactcgccaagtggatcgtcgcaaagtccaggagtttgccggaagtccgcagaagcatcaccgagggttcatcggatgatcgacggaagttcgccggaaactcgccggaaaaagcaattgacgtaccgaagcaaagctgcagaaattgtcttagatttaatcgtagttagcacggtgattaagttagaaatgggaggtgatcccattagcttaatcctggggcaattgggcccctgaagaactcaagttgggtcgaatggttcaacccattcgaacccaagaagctgtgggaggtgcaaccgcccaggcagggaggtgcaaccgcccaggctaagtctcccagcgagactgggcggtgcaaccgctccagccaggcggtgccaccgcccaggctaagtctcccagcgagactgggaggtgcaaccgctccagtcaggcggtgcaaccgcccagggctcagtctccaagcgagactgggcggtgcaacctcctctgtcaagcggtagcaccgcctgagctcaagtttcgagctctgcctggtgatgcaatcaccgagctcagtcttcgagctctggaagagaagtacgacctctctggcc
This genomic stretch from Musa acuminata AAA Group cultivar baxijiao chromosome BXJ3-9, Cavendish_Baxijiao_AAA, whole genome shotgun sequence harbors:
- the LOC103973237 gene encoding uncharacterized protein LOC103973237 isoform X1, translating into MALQEGFSVFRPPFFNGLDYTYWKTRMRVFLISLNMYLWNIVENGFQLPSKSMNEWSDLEKKYFSLNAKAMNALFCALDKNEFNRVSLCETAFDIWRTLEITHEGTSRVKDSKVNILLHDFELFHMKPSETVVDMYTRFTDVVNGLKSLGKSFSDFELVNKVLRSLSKTWDSKVTAIQEAKNLNNLPLEELIGSLMTYEMVHNAHDEHVEHNYLPKNRKDLELWTNECHLSDDSSDEDNDEQNNLPMNRKDLGHRTFEDHSSISSSDGEFKLQMKLKLKSKKNRTTCFKRKKKNKNWDESSSSEEEKLNKSKAANYALTAYNDEKVEEGFEHQEVFLPHVPAPEMLLNIEELRERRLADPHLSMEYRNKIAKKKFIPWPIEIRFCEDYHFSEQSPPRFRYWLKVKGKLTDDPALHRCVLAYASDLIFGGISLNPHRRRGLKIASLSLDHSIWFHRSVRADDWLLFVIESPSASGGRGLSFGRMFNRRGELIMSLTQEGLIRKAKQQNEDLNSKL